Proteins encoded within one genomic window of Elaeis guineensis isolate ETL-2024a unplaced genomic scaffold, EG11 Super_Scaffold_1000123, whole genome shotgun sequence:
- the LOC105056154 gene encoding putative cyclin-A3-1, translating into MEDKENSIRLTRAAAARKRGASAAASARQSLPRGQPPAKRRKRKVLGELKNNSNAASGLETPPPSKPRTRSRAKKEGEARKVPLLDVSAAEEVHSEAEDPQMCAFYAPDIYQYLRSMEVESKRRPLVNFIETVQKDVTANMRGILVDWLVEVAEEYKLFSDTLYLTVSYIDRFLSYNALSRQKLQLLGVSCMLIASKYEEISPPHVEDFCYITDNTYTKQEVVKMESDILKFLNFEMGNPTIKTFLRRFTKAGQGDGNYPNLQLEFLSNYLAELSLVDYSCVRFLPSVIAASAVFLARFTINPKVHPWSLPLQQQTGYKPSELKDCVCAIHDLQLNRKWSSLTAIREKYKQHRFKCASMLLSPSEIPASYLEDLKE; encoded by the exons ATGGAGGACAAGGAGAACAGCATCCGCCTCACTCGCGCGGCGGCGGCGAGAAAGAGGGGCGCCTCTGCAGCGGCTTCCGCCCGCCAGTCTCTCCCACGCGGCCAGCCCCCGGCCAAGAGGAGGAAGCGCAAGGTCCTGGGCGAGCTCAAAAACAACTCCAACGCCGCCTCCGGTCTCGAAACCCCTCCTCCTTCCAAGCCCAGAACCAGATCCCGGGCCAAGAAGGAGGGAGAGGCTCGAAAGGTTCCTCTTTTGGATGTTTCCGCAGCCGAAGAGGTCCATTCCGAGGCCGAAGACCCGCAAATGTGCGCCTTTTATGCTCCGGATATCTACCAGTACCTCCGCTCCATGGAG GTGGAGTCGAAGAGGAGGCCGCTGGTTAATTTCATTGAAACGGTCCAGAAGGATGTAACTGCCAACATGAGAGGGATTCTGGTGGATTGGCTggtcgaggtggcggaggagtaCAAGCTTTTCTCGGACACTCTTTATCTCACAGTGTCATACATTGATCGATTTCTCTCGTACAATGCTCTAAGTAGGCAGAAATTACAACTTCTTGGTGTTTCCTGCATGCTTATTGCCTC GAAATATGAAGAGATTAGTCCTCCCCATGTGGAAGATTTTTGTTACATTACTGATAACACTTACACAAAACAAGAG GTGGTAAAGATGGAGAGTGACATACTGAAGTTTCTCAACTTTGAGATGGGCAATCCCACCATAAAAACCTTTCTTAG GAGATTCACAAAGGCTGGGCAAGGAGATGGAAAT TATCCAAATCTCCAACTGGAGTTCTTGAGCAATTACCTTGCTGAATTAAGTTTGGTAGACTACAGCTGTGTTCGGTTTTTGCCATCAGTTATCGCTGCTTCTGCTGTCTTTCTTGCAAGATTCACCATCAATCCAAAGGTTCATCCTTGG AGCCTACCACTGCAACAACAGACAGGTTATAAACCTTCTGAGCTTAAAGATTGTGTTTGTGCAATTCATGATTTGCAGCTGAACAGGAAATGGTCATCTTTGACAGCTATAAGGGAGAAATACAAGCAGCACAGG TTCAAATGTGCATCAATGTTGCTTTCTCCCTCAGAAATTCCTGCATCATATCTTGAAGACTTAAAAGAATAG
- the LOC140854561 gene encoding uncharacterized protein produces MVDGSSSTLNAAHDPASPYFISPSENPGNALVTSLLKGPNYPAWRRAIITALRAKRKIRFVDGTLARSIDGSRDHFLWDTCNSMMMSWIYNSVVPEIYDSISFFESARDIWVDLEERYSQGNAPRIHELKTQIWSFRQGNDMTIAAYYAHLRGLWEELTAYSKVPTCSCGATREIQVEKEEEILHQFLFGLKDSYDTLRDQLLSMEPLPTVNKAYALLI; encoded by the coding sequence ATGGTGGATGGTTCGTCATCGACCTTAAATGCTGCGCATGATCCGGCATCTCCCTATTTCATCTCACCTTCAGAGAATCCTGGGAATGCCCTTGTGACATCTCTACTCAAGGGACCGAACTATCCTGCATGGCGAAGGGCCATTATCACTGCTCTTCGAGCCAAACGAAAAATTCGGTTCGTTGATGGAACACTTGCACGATCTATAGATGGATCGCGGGATCATTTTCTCTGGGATACATGCAATTCAATGATGATGTCATGGATCTACAATTCTGTTGTACCAGAAATCTATGATAGCATCTCTTTTTTTGAAAGTGCTCGAGATATTTGGGTCGATCTTGAGGAAAGATACTCTCAAGGTAATGCTCCTCGCATTCATGAGTTAAAGACTCAAATCTGGAGTTTCAGGCAAGGCAATGATATGACTATTGCCGCTTATTATGCCCATCTTCGTGGCTTGTGGGAGGAACTTACGGCTTATTCCAAGGTGCCGACTTGTTCGTGTGGAGCCACTAGAGAGATCCaagttgagaaagaagaagagatacTACATCAGTTTCTTTTTGGTCTCAAGGACTCCTACGACACGTTGCGAGATCAGCTGCTGTCCATGGAGCCATTACCAACGGTTAATAAGGCATATGCCTTATTGATTTGA